In Rhizobium sp. CIAT894, the genomic window GGACGCCGCTCTCGCTGCTCTTCGGAAGATTGCCCTGAACGAAGACGGCGCCGGGAACATCCTTATACTGCTCGTTGGCGACATATTCCTTCTTTTCGTTCTGGACGGCCGGAACGAACGGACCATCGAGCTTCGGACGGAAGGTCTCGTAGTGATCGGGGCCGTTGTTGGCGCTCAGGAACAGGCGGCGGCTGACGTCGATCTTATCGGGATAACCGTCGCCGTTTTCGTCCTTGTAGTTCGGGAAGCCGGCTTCGGCATAGGTGCCGACCTTTTCGCGCATTTCCGTGCCCGGCTTCTCGTCATCGACGGTGCCGATGATCGATACGCCATGCGTATGGTCGCCGGTGACGACGATCAGCGTATCGGGATGGGCCTTCTGGAATTCGCGGGCGACGCCGATCGCCTGGTCGAATTCGATGGTCTCGACGACGGCGCGATCCCAATCGAGCGGATGCGACATCTTGTCTATCGAGGAACCTTCGACCATCAGGAAGAAACCTTCCGGATTCTTGGAGAGGCGGTCGAGCGCAACCTTGGTCATGTCGACGAGACCCGGCTGGTTCGGGAACTTGTCAACCGTGCCCTTTTTCAGGAATTCGCGGTCGAGCGTCACGTCCATATTGCCGGTGTGAAACAGGCCGAGGAGATTGCCTTCAGCCGATGCATTGGCGGCGAGCTCGTTCTTGTCGGTCGCAAGCTTGTAGCCGGCATCCTGGAACAGCTTGATGTAATCCTGATTGTCCTTGCGCTTGGAACCGGCGACTTCCTTGCCGAGGAAATAGGCCGAGCCACCGCCGAGCAGCACTTCCGGCTTGACGTCAAGCAGCATGCCGACGACTTCGGCCTTGTCGCCGCGGTTGCGGGTATGGGCAACGACCGCAGCCGGCGTTGCGTCCTCGACTTCAGCCGTCACAACGATGCCGATCGACTTCTTGGTCGTGCGGCGAACGGCTTCCGCGAAAGTTTCGACGCGCGGATCGTCGAGCGAGGCCGGCGTGCGGTCCGCGTAAACGCCGATCGCGTTGACGGCCGTCTTGTGGCCCGTCATGTAGGCCGACATGGTGTTGGCCGAGTCCGTGGCAACGGCATTCGTTGCCGACGTGCCGATGAAAGCCATGCGGTCGAGGTCGTCCATGTTCAGACGGCCGTTCGCCTTGCCCTCGATCATGCCCTTGGACATGATGCGGGCGGCGGTGCGATGGGCGACGGAAAGACCGTCACCAAGCAGGAAGATGATGTTCTTGGCCTTCGGCTGCGCAGCGGTTTCGTAAACGTTCCAGGTGACGGACTTCGTTTCGTCGCCGGCGGCGACTTCGATCTTGTAGTCGCCCGGAGCGGAGATCTTCAGGCCGCGCAGCAGCAGAGCGGAGCCGAGAGCCTTGTCATCCTTGCCTTTTTCGAGCTCGATGAACTGCGCCTCGCCACCGAGGACGGTCTTGTAGTCCTGGCCGTTGACGGTGATCTTCACGTCTTCGGGCTTGACCTGCTTGTTGAGCTCAACCTTGAAATCGAACGGCGAACCGGCAAGAATCGTCGCGCGATCGAGCGGATAGACCGTCGTCGCCTGAGCGGCGCCCGCAAGGATGGTGGTGGCCGCAAAGGCGGCGAGAAGCGTACGCATGGAAAACCTCCGTTTTCGTTGCAGACATTGACAACCGGGCCGGGATACCTTCCTGGGATGACAGCGGCATGACAAAATGTCGCAGCATGGCGGCCGCCGCTTTCGCCTTCCGGCTCCGAGCGCAAAAACCTTGACTCCTGTGGAAAACCTTCTAAGAGCAACAGCGGAAAAGGAATATCCATGGTTCGCGACGAACACGCCATTGCTGCATGCAATGACCGGGCACAGGTTGCCGGGGTGGACATTGCCGTTCCGGTTTCTGCCAAAACCAAGGCCAAAACGACGACGAAAACCGTCTGACGTCTCTGGCCTGCCGCTCTCTCCCCGGCTCGGCTGGGGACAGGAAGACGCGATCCGTCGCGCCTTTCCCCCTCACCGGACAAGAGGAGAGAAGAGAAAGAGAGCTTGAGAAATGGGTTTCAAAGTAGCAATTGCAGGAGCCACCGGAAATGTCGGCCGGGAGATGCTCAACATCCTCTCCGAACGCGGCTTCCCCGCCGATGAGGTCGTGGCGCTCGCCTCCTCGCGTTCGCAGGGCACCGAGGTTTCCTTTGGTGACCGGACGCTGAAGGTCTCCAATCTGGAGAATTACGATTTCTCCGATACCGATATTTGCCTGATGTCGGCCGGCGGCGAGGTTTCCAAGAAGTTCTCGCCGAAGATCGGCCAGCAGGGCTGCGTCGTCATCGACAATTCCTCGGCCTGGCGTTACGACGCCGACGTGCCGCTGATCGTACCGGAAGTGAACCCGGATGCCATCAGCCAGTTCACCAAGCGCAACATCATCGCCAATCCGAATTGCTCGACCGCCCAGCTGGTGGTGGCGCTGAAGCCGCTGCACGACTTCGCCAAGATCAAGCGTGTCGTCGTTTCGACCTATCAGTCGGTCTCCGGCGCCGGCAAGGACGGCATGGACGAACTCTTCAACCAGACGCGCGCCGTTTTTGTCGCCGATCCGATCGAGAACAAGAAGTTCACCAAGCGTATCGCCTTCAACGTCATCCCGCACATCGATAGCTTCATGGAAGACGGCTACACCAAGGAAGAATGGAAGGTGCTGGCCGAGACGAAGAAGATGCTCGATCCGAAGATCAAGGTGACCTGCACGGCGGTGCGTGTGCCCGTCTTCATCGGCCATTCGGAATCGGTCAACATCGAGTTCGAAAACGAGATCACCGCCGACCAGGCTCGCGATATCCTGCGCGACGCTCCCGGCTGCCTCGTCATCGACAAGCGCGAGAATGGCGGCTACATCACGCCCTATGAATCCGCCGGCGAGGACGCGACCTATATCTCGCGCATCCGCGAGGACGCGACTGTCGAGAACGGTCTCAACATGTGGGTGGTCTCCGATAACCTGCGCAAGGGCGCGGCACTGAACGCCATCCAGATCGCCGAGCTGCTCGTCAATCGCGGCCTGGTCAAGCCGCGCAAGCAGGCCGCCTGATACCATTTGTAAACCATAAGCTGTTAAAGCCCTGCTCGGTGAGCAGGGCTTTTCAGAGTGAATACAACTGTATAAGCGCTCGCTAAAAGGTGATCGTGACAAAATCGCAAGTGGCTGGCATTCTCTTGCCCGCCTAAAAACTATGCAGATCGAGAGCGGGGTTTCTCAATGCGCATGACAAAGTTGTTTCTGGCGGCCGCTGCGGCAATGGGCGTCCTCCATGCGGTACCGGCGTTCGCGCAAGGACCGCAATGTGGCAATACCAGCGCCGGCTTCGACGCCTGGGTTGCCGATTTCAAGCAGACGGCAGCGGCCAATGGCGTCAGCCAATCGGTGCTGAGCCGCGCTTTCGCCAATGTCAACTACAATAAGCCGACGATCGCTGCCGACCGTGGCCAGAAGAGCTTCAAGCTCTCTTTCGACGCCTTCATGCAGAAGCGCGGTGGTGCCGCCGTCATTTCCCGGGGCCGTTCGATGAAGGCCGCCAACCAGGCGCTTTTTGCCTCGATCGAACGCCGGTTCGGCGTTCCGGCCGGCCCGCTGATCGCCATCTGGGGCATGGAGACCGGTTTTGGCAGCTATATGGGCAATCAGCATACGCTGTCGGCTGTTTCGACCCTTGCCTATGACTGCCGTCGTTCGGAATATTTCACCGACCAGCTCTATGCCGCCCTCCAGCTGGTCTCCGAGGGTTATCTGAGCCCGCAGGCCAAGGGTGCCGCCCATGGTGAAATCGGCCAGACGCAGTTCCTGCCGCGCAACGTGGTTCGCTTCGGCGCCGACGGCGACGGCGACGGCCGCGTCGACATGGTCGGCTCCCGCGCCGATGCGCTCGCCTCGACCGCGAATTTCCTCAAGGGCCATGGCTGGCGCGCCGGCGCCGGTTATCAGCCGGGAGAACCGAATTTCGTCGCCATCCAGGGCTGGAACGCTGCCAGTGTCTATCAGCAGGCGATCGCCTATATCGGCCAGCAGATCGACGGCAAATAGGCCTTCATCGACAGCGATACCCGAAAACGCCGCTGCGACATGCGGCGTTTTTCATATGCGGGAATCAAAACCGCTGCCGGATGCCGACTTGCGTCGCTCCTCCTGCGCCGGCACGGTCGCCCCCGAAACGACGCAGTTGCGGCCGGAGGCCTTGGCAGCGTAGAGCGCCAGATCGGCGCGTTTGACCAGATCCTCGAAGTTCCGGTTGGCGGCTTCATTGGCCCGGCCGGCACATCCGAAACTCGCCGTCACCTTGAGCACCTCGCCGCTCGGCAAGGGGATTTCCGCCGCCTCGATCGCTATTCGCACGCGCTCGGCAACGCTTGCCGCATCGTCGGGCGTCGAATCCGGCAAAAGCGCCAGAAATTCCTCGCCGCCATGGCGCACCAGGAGATCGAAGGACCGGAAATTCTCACGCGCGACGCCCGCGACCTGCCGGAGCACGGCATCGCCGGCATCATGGCCGTTGACATCGTTGATCTTCTTGAAATGATCGAGGTCGAAGAGCACGACGGAGATCCAGCGCGACCCGTGCTCGGCCTGCGTCAGAAGCGCCGATGCGGCGACCTCGAAGCCGCGCCGGTTGTAAAGGCCGGTCAGAAGATCGGTCTGGGCGGCGTTGCGCAATTCGCCGACCAGCGCCTCCCGATCTCGCGTCAGCCGGTCGATCAGACGCAGGCCCCTTGCCGCCAGCACCATCACCAGGGTGGCGAGAATAAGCAGGCCGGCGCACAGCGCCAGGATCCGCGTCAGGTGCAAATGCGAGCGTGTCGAAAAGTTTTCACCGGTCTCGTGAATATCTCGCGCGGCCTCGATCATTTTCTGCTGGAGGAAACTCATGCGCTCGCTCTGCGCGGCGGCCCAGACGTCGCGCACGGCGCGCGTCGGCCGCGATCCGGCGAGGATGGCATCGGTGATCGCATTCGCCTTCACCTGCTCGCTGCGACCGAGATAGGCGACTATGTCGCGCACGATCGGCGCCGCAGAATGGAAGACCATGTGGTCCATGCCCTCGCCGATCATGACTTTGCCCTGCACGAACAGTTCCACCGGAAACCGGGCGGAAACGCCATGGTCGAGGTAGCGGGTGCCGATGCCGGTGATCAACCTTTCACCGTAGTAGGTCAGCATGATGCCCATCAGCTGGTTGGATTTCTCCAGCAACACCGGATCGTTGATCAGCGGTGAAAGCGCATCGACGACAGCAAGCTGCTTGAGAGCCGAATACCAGTAGATCGAACCGGGATCGCTGCCGAAATAGCGGCCTTGGTCGACGGCGCTCCGCGCAGCAACGATGCGGCTATAGGCTAGGCTGAGAACCGACAATTCTTCCACGAGGCCTTCATCGAGCGTGTCGCGAGGGGGCAGGCTGGCATAGAAAGCCCGGCGTTCGCGATCGAGCGTCACCCGGCTTCGTTGCATCTCGATGGCCGTGCTGCTGTTGGGACGCGCGAGATAGTGGCGGGTGGCGCCGATTTCACTGAGGATCTCCGTCGCGGCGATCGACCCGCCGCGGGCAAGCACGTCGGCGAACTGCCGGTCTTTCTCGAGATGCCGGTATTGCAGGACCGAAGCCCGTATGACGATGAGGCCTTCAATGAGCATGAAGACGAAAGGCAGCATGATCGCGGCCAGGATAACCCTTTTGATGGTCTCGAACTTCATCGCCAATCGCCACGGTGATCAAAACGTCGGTCGTGCGCGACCAATTCACGGGCAGCTTAACAACAATTCTTAAAAAACTGATAAAGCGGTTCGTCCTTAGATTTCGGGACGAATGAAGTCACGTGTCTCAGCATCCATCACCCAGAGTTCGCCTGTGGAAATATCGAACCATGCGCCGTGGAGATGCATTTTTCCCGCTTCCTCGAGCGCCTTGATGTCGGGAAAGCTTCTGAGATTGTTGATCGAATTGCGGATCGACACACGCTCCAGCGCCGTTTGCCGCTCGGCGGCCGTCATCACGTCGTTGCTCTGGATCTGCTCAGCGGCGGGCTTGACCAGCGACATCCAGCGGCCGATGAAATCGCCTGGCGACAGCGGCTCGGCATTCGGATCGAGTGCTGCGCGGATACCGCCGCAACGGCCATGACCCATGACGACGATATCGGAGACCTTCAGGGCCTGCACCGCAAATTCGAGCGCCGCCGAGGTCGAATGGAAATGGCCGTCCGGCTCGTAGGGCGGCACCATGTTGGCGACGTTGCGGATGACGAAGAGCTCGCCCGGGCCGGCATCGAAGATCAGCTCGGGTGCCGCACGCGAGTCCGAACAGGCGATAACCAAAGTGCTCGGACTCTGACCGTTTTCGGCAAGCAACCGATACCTGTCGCGGGCGTCGGCATAACGCCCGTTCATGAAGTTGCGATAACCGTCCAGAAGTGGTGTAGGAAAACGCTGCATGCTTTCTGGATTAGCGCGCGCGGAGAATAAGATCAACTGCTGCACTGCAAAATGCGTGCATCGGCCGATGCGTTATTTTTTCCGCCGCTGTACCGGATGCACGAGCCGGCGCATCTGCACCATGGCCATCGGCGTCGAAAGGCTGGACGCATCGCTTGCCAGCATCAACTCATTGCTGCCGCGCTTGACGGCGCGCGCCAGCACCTCGAAAACGCTGGCCGTGGCAAGCTGCAGCGCCTTTTCATCCTCCAGGCCGGAAAGCAGGCGCGACAGGAAGACCGCGGCAAGCAGGTCGCCGAGACCGTTCGGCGGATTTTCAACGACCCGGTGCTCGGCAAGCAGCGCATGCCGGCCGGAAAGATAGAGATTGCCGGTACCGCCGGCCATCATCGGCACGGCCGAAGTGACGAGCATGCGCGATGGCCCGAGTGCCAGCGCCGCCTCCATGATCGCACTGTTATCGTCAAGCGCCGCCCCCGAAAGCCATGCGAGTTCGTAGCGGTTCGGCGTCGCCAGCGAAGCAAGCGGGATAAGATGATCGCGAATGGCCTCGGCTGTCGCTTCCGGCACATAGAGGCCACCGAGATCGCCCATGACGGGATCGCAGACATAAAGCAGCTCGGGATTGTTCTGCCTGAGCGCGGCGATCAGCCGGGCAACGGAGCGAGCCTGGGCGGC contains:
- a CDS encoding lytic murein transglycosylase, whose translation is MRMTKLFLAAAAAMGVLHAVPAFAQGPQCGNTSAGFDAWVADFKQTAAANGVSQSVLSRAFANVNYNKPTIAADRGQKSFKLSFDAFMQKRGGAAVISRGRSMKAANQALFASIERRFGVPAGPLIAIWGMETGFGSYMGNQHTLSAVSTLAYDCRRSEYFTDQLYAALQLVSEGYLSPQAKGAAHGEIGQTQFLPRNVVRFGADGDGDGRVDMVGSRADALASTANFLKGHGWRAGAGYQPGEPNFVAIQGWNAASVYQQAIAYIGQQIDGK
- a CDS encoding alkaline phosphatase produces the protein MRTLLAAFAATTILAGAAQATTVYPLDRATILAGSPFDFKVELNKQVKPEDVKITVNGQDYKTVLGGEAQFIELEKGKDDKALGSALLLRGLKISAPGDYKIEVAAGDETKSVTWNVYETAAQPKAKNIIFLLGDGLSVAHRTAARIMSKGMIEGKANGRLNMDDLDRMAFIGTSATNAVATDSANTMSAYMTGHKTAVNAIGVYADRTPASLDDPRVETFAEAVRRTTKKSIGIVVTAEVEDATPAAVVAHTRNRGDKAEVVGMLLDVKPEVLLGGGSAYFLGKEVAGSKRKDNQDYIKLFQDAGYKLATDKNELAANASAEGNLLGLFHTGNMDVTLDREFLKKGTVDKFPNQPGLVDMTKVALDRLSKNPEGFFLMVEGSSIDKMSHPLDWDRAVVETIEFDQAIGVAREFQKAHPDTLIVVTGDHTHGVSIIGTVDDEKPGTEMREKVGTYAEAGFPNYKDENGDGYPDKIDVSRRLFLSANNGPDHYETFRPKLDGPFVPAVQNEKKEYVANEQYKDVPGAVFVQGNLPKSSESGVHAVDDVVLQSAGPGAEGFHGYLEQSDVYRVLADAFALGAKQTN
- a CDS encoding carbonic anhydrase; its protein translation is MQRFPTPLLDGYRNFMNGRYADARDRYRLLAENGQSPSTLVIACSDSRAAPELIFDAGPGELFVIRNVANMVPPYEPDGHFHSTSAALEFAVQALKVSDIVVMGHGRCGGIRAALDPNAEPLSPGDFIGRWMSLVKPAAEQIQSNDVMTAAERQTALERVSIRNSINNLRSFPDIKALEEAGKMHLHGAWFDISTGELWVMDAETRDFIRPEI
- a CDS encoding GGDEF domain-containing protein, translating into MKFETIKRVILAAIMLPFVFMLIEGLIVIRASVLQYRHLEKDRQFADVLARGGSIAATEILSEIGATRHYLARPNSSTAIEMQRSRVTLDRERRAFYASLPPRDTLDEGLVEELSVLSLAYSRIVAARSAVDQGRYFGSDPGSIYWYSALKQLAVVDALSPLINDPVLLEKSNQLMGIMLTYYGERLITGIGTRYLDHGVSARFPVELFVQGKVMIGEGMDHMVFHSAAPIVRDIVAYLGRSEQVKANAITDAILAGSRPTRAVRDVWAAAQSERMSFLQQKMIEAARDIHETGENFSTRSHLHLTRILALCAGLLILATLVMVLAARGLRLIDRLTRDREALVGELRNAAQTDLLTGLYNRRGFEVAASALLTQAEHGSRWISVVLFDLDHFKKINDVNGHDAGDAVLRQVAGVARENFRSFDLLVRHGGEEFLALLPDSTPDDAASVAERVRIAIEAAEIPLPSGEVLKVTASFGCAGRANEAANRNFEDLVKRADLALYAAKASGRNCVVSGATVPAQEERRKSASGSGFDSRI
- the pdxY gene encoding pyridoxal kinase PdxY, producing MSENAAGAVIVISSHVVRGSVGNRAAVFALETLGHPVWALPTIVLPWHPGHGRSTRLTFAEADFDAAIDDLIRAPWIGEVKAVLSGYFGNAAQARSVARLIAALRQNNPELLYVCDPVMGDLGGLYVPEATAEAIRDHLIPLASLATPNRYELAWLSGAALDDNSAIMEAALALGPSRMLVTSAVPMMAGGTGNLYLSGRHALLAEHRVVENPPNGLGDLLAAVFLSRLLSGLEDEKALQLATASVFEVLARAVKRGSNELMLASDASSLSTPMAMVQMRRLVHPVQRRKK
- a CDS encoding aspartate-semialdehyde dehydrogenase, giving the protein MGFKVAIAGATGNVGREMLNILSERGFPADEVVALASSRSQGTEVSFGDRTLKVSNLENYDFSDTDICLMSAGGEVSKKFSPKIGQQGCVVIDNSSAWRYDADVPLIVPEVNPDAISQFTKRNIIANPNCSTAQLVVALKPLHDFAKIKRVVVSTYQSVSGAGKDGMDELFNQTRAVFVADPIENKKFTKRIAFNVIPHIDSFMEDGYTKEEWKVLAETKKMLDPKIKVTCTAVRVPVFIGHSESVNIEFENEITADQARDILRDAPGCLVIDKRENGGYITPYESAGEDATYISRIREDATVENGLNMWVVSDNLRKGAALNAIQIAELLVNRGLVKPRKQAA